The Amycolatopsis methanolica 239 nucleotide sequence AAGAGGGCGAGGCGCTGGCCGCCGCGCACGAGATCTGGCCGATGTTCTCCGGCCAGCCGAGCGCGGGCCAGCCATACACCGCACCGGCCCAGCCGGAGACGTCGAAGACGCGGCTCAACGAGAAGTACACGTTCGACACGTTCGTCATCGGCGCGTCCAACCGCTTCGCGCACGCGGCGGCGTTCGCCGTCGCCGAGGCGCCGTCCCGCGCGTACAACCCGCTGTTCATCTGGGGCGAGTCGGGGCTGGGCAAGACGCACCTGCTACACGCCGTCGGGCACTACGCGCAGCGGCTCTTCCCCGGCATGCGCGTGCGCTACGTCTCGACCGAAGAGTTCACCAACGACTTCATCAACTCGCTGCGCGACGACCGGAAGGTGGCGTTCCAGCGCCGCTACCGGGACATCGACATCCTGCTCGTCGACGACATCCAGTTCCTGGAAGGCAAGGAAGGTACTCAGGAGGAGTTTTTCCACACCTTCAACACGCTGCACAACTCGAACAAGCAGATCGTGGTGTCCTCGGACCGGCCGCCGAAGCGGCTGGAGACCCTGGAGGACCGGCTGCGCACGCGGTTCGAGTGGGGCCTCATCACCGACATCCAGCCGCCCGAACTGGAGACGCGCATCGCGATCCTCCGCAAGAAGGCGGCGCAGGACCGGCTGGCCGTGCCGGGTGACGTGCTCGAGTTCATCGCCTCGCGCGTGGAGGCGAACATCCGCGAACTGGAGGGCGCGCTCATCCGCGTCACCGCGTTCGCGTCGCTGAACCAGCAGCCGGTGGACGTCGGTCTCGCGGAGATCGTGCTGCGTGACCTGATCCCGGACTCGCAGGCGCCGGAGATCAGCGCGCCGACGATCATGGCCACCACGGCCGAGTTCTTCGACGTGACGGTCGACGACCTGTGCGGCCCCGGCAAGACGAAAGCGCTTGCCACGGCGCGGCAGATCGCGATGTACCTGTGCCGTGAACTGACGGACATGTCGCTGCCGAAGATCGGGCAGACGTTCGGCGGCCGCGACCACACGACCGTCATGCACGCGGACAAGAAGATCCGCAAGGAGATGGCCGAGCGCAGGCGGATCTACGACCAGGTCCAGGAACTCACCGCGCGCATCAAACAGCGCGCCCGTCAGTAGCCCGTTCCGCGCACACCGCTTCGATCGCCGCGATCGCGCGGCGATCGGCCACTGCTCCGCACTCCCGCGCCGCGACGGACGCGGGTTGCCGCGCAACGGAATCCGCACCACCTCGTGCTGCGGCGGCAGGGGAGCGAGCCGCGGCACGAGGCACACCCCGAGCCCGGCGGCGACGAGCGCGGACACCGCGAACCACTCCTTGGCTTCGTGCGTGATGTGCGGCGTGAAACCGGCGGCGGCGCAAGCGACCTGCAGGAGCACTCACGTGTCGTTGTGGCGCGGCTTCACGATCCACGGTTCACGCGCGGCGTCGGCGAATTCCACCGCGTCCTGCCGCGTCAGCGGATGCCCTGCGGCGATGAGGAGATCCTGCGGTTAGTCGAGCAGCGGCCACTGCGTGAAGCGGGGTCGTCGACGGCGTTACTTCGGGCGTGGGCAGCACGACAGCGATGTCGGCCGCTTCGGCGAGCAACAGCTCGTAGCAGTCAGCGCTTTCCTCTTCTATTAGGCGCGCGGTCAGCCGCGGGTGCTCCCGCCGTAGCCGCGTGACCGCCGGACCGAGCAACGCGGCGACCGTCGAGGAGACGCCGCACATGCGCACGGTGCCGGCCTCCTCGCCGACGGACAGGTCGGCCCGCGCTCGTTCCCATTGCGCGAACAGCGAATCCGCGTGTTCGAGCAGCACGACCGCGGCAGGGGTCAACCGGACGCGGCGCCCGTCGCGCGCAGCAGTTCGACACCGACCTCTTCGGCGAGCAACCGGAGTTGCTGCGAGACCACCGACGGGGTCAGGTGCAGCGCGTCCGCGGTGGCCGTGACGGTGCCGTGCTCGGCCAGTACCCGGAGGACGCTCAGGCGCCGGAGGTCGATCATGTAGTGGAGGCTAAAGAGTTCCGTGCACGAAGTCTCGATGGATATCCGGCGGCTCCGCGCCAAGACTCGGAAAGCATAAGAGCCGCACTTCTCGTCCTCGGCAGCGTCGTCAGCGTCCAGACCGGGCAGGCGTTCGGGAAGCAGCTCTTCGCCGCGGCAGGCCCAGGCGGGGTGGTCGCGTTGCGGCTCTCCGTCGCCGCGCTCGTCCTACTGGCGATCCACCGCCCGGCGTTGCCGTCACGCCGGAACCTTCCGCCGGTGCTGGGTTTCGGCGTGGCGATCGCCGGGATGAACGTGATCTACCCGGCGCTGGGTTTCCTGCCGCTGGGTGTGGCGAGCGCGTTGCAATCGCTCGGTCCGCTCGGGGGTCGCGGTGGCGACGGCACGGCGTGCGCGTGACGCCGGTTTCGCTCTGGTCGCCGCGTTCGGGGTGTGGCGTTCCATTCGCCGTCCGGGACGACGCTTCCGGCGGCGGGAGTCGCGCTCGCTCTGCTGTCCGCGGTGTCGATGGGCGGATACCTGGTGCTGAGCCGGAAAGTCGGCGCGAGTGTCCCGGATGGATCGATCCTCGCGCTCGCGGTGACGGTGGCCGCGATCCTCACCCTGCCCTTCGGTGTGACCGCGCCGGTGTGGCGGCCTTCCTTGCTGCTGGCGGGATTCGGCGTCGCGGTCCTGTCGGCTGTGATCCCGTACTCGCTCGATCTCGCCGCGCTGCGCCGGGTTCCACCGCGCACGGTCGCGCTGCTGGAGAGCCTCGAAGCGGCGGTGGCGGGAGTGGCCGGCGCCCTCGTGCTCGGCGAGCGACTGCCGCCCGCCGTATGGGCCGGGATCGCTTGTGTGACAGCGAGTGCGGCCGCGGCGGGCCGCGCTGCGGCGCGGAGTCTGTGATCCCAGTAACGAGAACGCATCGATCGACGCGAGCGCGGTCACCCACCGGGTTGGTTCCACGGCGACCGCGTCTGTGCGCGGCCATGGGGACGAACATCCCCACAACTGGGGACAGTTCTGTGGACAGCTGGGGACAACTGTGGATCATTTGGGGACCGCCCGAAGTTGTCCACGGACGGCCCGAGTTGTCCACCGGTAGTACTCCACAGATGTCCACACCCCGCCGCGCGAGCGGACCTGCGACGACGGCAGTAGTCCCCAGAATCCACAGCCCCTATTACTGTCACTGCCCTTGGTTTTTTCTCAAGAAGTCCTTCGGAGAAAAACAGGGGGCTGTGGACATGGGGACAGAGCCCCGAGAAAGATCGTCTTATCGACAAATCGATGGGCTGCCCCGAGTGACGCCGGTGCCGCTCACGTTCTAACGTGGGTATCCACACCCAGCCCGCTCGTCGTTGGCGACATCGGCACCGGGCCACACCACACTGCGAGATCCCTGGTCAGCGCGCTGCTCGAGGCCTGCCCGGGGACGTTTGTCGATCTTCTCGGGCCGCGATGAGGGGCTCGGCTGTCGAAAGGATGGGCACATGAAGATCCGCGTCGAGCGCGACGGGCTCGCGGACGCCGTCGCGTGGGTGGCACGCAGCCTGCCGTCGAGGCCACCGGTCCCGGTCCTGGGCGGGGTGCTGCTCGACGCCGGATCGGACGGCTCCACCGACGCCCTCACCGTCTCCGGCTTCGACTACGAGGTCTCCGCGACGGTTGGCGTCCCGGCGACGATCGCCGACGGCGGGCGGCTGCTGGTGTCCGGGCGGCTGCTCGCCGACATCACCAAGGCGCTCCCGGCCCAGCCGGTCGAGATCTCCGTCGAGGGCTCCCGCGCCTCCATCACGTGCGGCAGTGCCCGGTTCAGCCTGCCGACCATGCCGGTTGAGGACTACCCGCAGCTGCCGGCCCAGCCGACGTTCGCTGGCGAGGTCGCGGGCGAGGCGTTCGGCCAGGCGGTCACCCAGGTCGCCGTCGCGGCCGGCAAGGACGACACCCTGCCGATGCTGACCGGTATGCGGCTGGAGATCTCCGGCAACTCGCTCACCCTCGTCGCCACCGACCGCTTCCGACTGGCGATGCGCGAGTTCGCGTGGGAGCCCGCCGAGGGGCTGGCCGACGCCGCGGTGCTCGTCCCGGCGCGCACGCTCGCCGAGGCGGCCAAGTCGCTCGGCACCGCGGGCAACAAGGTTTCCGTCGGGCTCGCCAGCGGCGAGGGCCTGCTCGGTCTGTCCGGCAACGGCCGCTACACGACCACCCGGCTGCTCGACGCCGAGTTCCCGCCATACCGGCAGCTCCTCCCGAACCAGCACTCGTCCCGCGCCGTGATCGAGGTGTCCCCGCTCTCGGAGGCGATCAAACGTGTGTCGCTGGTGGCGGAGCGGGGGACCCAGGTCCGGCTGGAGTTCGGCGACAACTCGCTGCGCCTGTCGGCCGGCGGCGACGACGAGGGCAGCGCCGAAGAGGAGCTGCCGGTGGAGTACGAAGGCGAGCCGGTGACGATCGCGTTCAACCCGGGCTACCTCGTCGACGGCCTGGGCGCGCTGCACCACGACCGCGCCGAGCTGACATTCACCACCCCGAACCGTCCGGCTTTGATCAAGCCGGCCGACGAGCAGGGCCAGGTCGTTCCTGGTTACCTCTATCTACTGATGCCGGTCCGCCTACCCGGCTGACCGCGACGGAGAAAGCACGAAGGGGAGTTCCATGGTTCAGCTGGGACTGGTCGGCCTCGGCCGGATGGGCTTCAACATGCGCGAGCGGCTGCGCGCCGCCGGGCACGAGGTGGTCGGCTACGACCGCAACCAGGCGGTCTCGGACTCGACCTCGCTCGCCGACATGGTGTCCAAACTGGACGCGCCGCGCACCGTCTGGGTGATGGTCCCCGCGGGCGGGCCGACGCGCGAGACGGTGGCCGAGCTGGGTGAGCTGCTCGCCGAGGGCGATCTGGTGATCGACGGCGGCAACTCCCGGTTCACCGACGACAAGCACAACGCCGAGGTGCTGTCCGCCAAGGGCATCGGCTACCTCGACTGCGGTGTGTCCGGTGGCGTGTGGGGCAAGGAGAACGGCTACGG carries:
- the dnaA gene encoding chromosomal replication initiator protein DnaA, yielding MSEHQLNLGVVWDQVVRELSDGTLSPQQRAWMRVTRPIGLLDGTALLAAPSDFAKEAIERALRDPITHALSRRLGRPVSLAVKVDTAEVTPPPPPPPAPYPSPARVETAPVAAAEAPVMPPKMPPLDDGMLPPLRRVRAHPAEPAKAVLPEDDGDEEVDEEGEALAAAHEIWPMFSGQPSAGQPYTAPAQPETSKTRLNEKYTFDTFVIGASNRFAHAAAFAVAEAPSRAYNPLFIWGESGLGKTHLLHAVGHYAQRLFPGMRVRYVSTEEFTNDFINSLRDDRKVAFQRRYRDIDILLVDDIQFLEGKEGTQEEFFHTFNTLHNSNKQIVVSSDRPPKRLETLEDRLRTRFEWGLITDIQPPELETRIAILRKKAAQDRLAVPGDVLEFIASRVEANIRELEGALIRVTAFASLNQQPVDVGLAEIVLRDLIPDSQAPEISAPTIMATTAEFFDVTVDDLCGPGKTKALATARQIAMYLCRELTDMSLPKIGQTFGGRDHTTVMHADKKIRKEMAERRRIYDQVQELTARIKQRARQ
- a CDS encoding LysR substrate-binding domain-containing protein, producing the protein MTPAAVVLLEHADSLFAQWERARADLSVGEEAGTVRMCGVSSTVAALLGPAVTRLRREHPRLTARLIEEESADCYELLLAEAADIAVVLPTPEVTPSTTPLHAVAAARLTAGSPHRRRASADAAGRGGIRRRRA
- a CDS encoding LysR family transcriptional regulator, producing MIDLRRLSVLRVLAEHGTVTATADALHLTPSVVSQQLRLLAEEVGVELLRATGAASG
- a CDS encoding EamA family transporter, which produces MAFHSPSGTTLPAAGVALALLSAVSMGGYLVLSRKVGASVPDGSILALAVTVAAILTLPFGVTAPVWRPSLLLAGFGVAVLSAVIPYSLDLAALRRVPPRTVALLESLEAAVAGVAGALVLGERLPPAVWAGIACVTASAAAAGRAAARSL
- the dnaN gene encoding DNA polymerase III subunit beta, yielding MKIRVERDGLADAVAWVARSLPSRPPVPVLGGVLLDAGSDGSTDALTVSGFDYEVSATVGVPATIADGGRLLVSGRLLADITKALPAQPVEISVEGSRASITCGSARFSLPTMPVEDYPQLPAQPTFAGEVAGEAFGQAVTQVAVAAGKDDTLPMLTGMRLEISGNSLTLVATDRFRLAMREFAWEPAEGLADAAVLVPARTLAEAAKSLGTAGNKVSVGLASGEGLLGLSGNGRYTTTRLLDAEFPPYRQLLPNQHSSRAVIEVSPLSEAIKRVSLVAERGTQVRLEFGDNSLRLSAGGDDEGSAEEELPVEYEGEPVTIAFNPGYLVDGLGALHHDRAELTFTTPNRPALIKPADEQGQVVPGYLYLLMPVRLPG